A part of Eubacterium sp. AB3007 genomic DNA contains:
- a CDS encoding ATP-binding protein: MRSKELTIEARVENLCKVLVFVDRFLKEYGCAPKDKMSIDVAVEEIFVNIASYAYAPGGGMATVRVESCDDPVGVVITFLDHGVPYDPLAKEDPDITESAEKRQIGGLGIFMTKKLMDSIDYEYRDGQNILTLKKQL, translated from the coding sequence ATGCGTAGCAAAGAATTGACAATTGAGGCGAGGGTGGAAAATCTGTGTAAGGTGCTGGTGTTTGTGGACAGGTTCCTGAAGGAGTACGGATGCGCCCCAAAAGACAAGATGAGCATCGATGTGGCGGTGGAGGAGATCTTTGTCAACATCGCCAGCTATGCCTACGCTCCCGGAGGGGGTATGGCAACGGTGCGAGTGGAGTCATGCGATGACCCGGTGGGGGTGGTGATCACCTTCCTGGATCATGGGGTTCCTTATGACCCCCTTGCGAAAGAAGATCCGGATATTACTGAATCTGCGGAGAAGCGGCAGATTGGAGGACTGGGGATCTTCATGACGAAGAAACTCATGGATTCGATCGACTACGAGTATAGAGACGGTCAGAACATCCTCACGCTGAAGAAACAACTGTGA
- a CDS encoding QueT transporter family protein: MNKKKLHLMTQAALIAAVYVVLTMVFAPFSFSEIQVRIAEALTILPLFTPAAIPGLFIGCLLGNILGGAALPDIIFGSLATLIGAYGTWMLRNAKPFLAPLPPILSNVAIIPFVLRFAYGINLPIPFMMLTVGIGEVLSCGVLGLLLYYALQKYKNIIFRQDSL, encoded by the coding sequence ATGAACAAAAAAAAACTACATCTAATGACGCAGGCAGCGCTGATCGCTGCCGTCTACGTGGTGCTGACCATGGTGTTTGCCCCCTTCTCCTTCAGCGAGATCCAGGTGCGCATTGCCGAGGCACTGACGATCCTCCCGCTGTTCACACCAGCGGCGATCCCAGGGCTTTTCATCGGCTGCCTGCTGGGGAACATCCTGGGCGGAGCCGCCCTTCCTGACATCATCTTCGGAAGTCTGGCTACCCTGATCGGTGCCTACGGCACATGGATGCTCAGAAATGCCAAACCTTTTCTGGCGCCCCTTCCACCGATCCTGTCCAATGTGGCCATCATTCCATTCGTTCTCCGCTTTGCCTATGGCATCAACCTGCCCATCCCCTTTATGATGCTCACGGTGGGGATCGGTGAGGTTCTGTCATGCGGTGTACTTGGACTGCTCCTGTACTACGCGCTTCAGAAATACAAGAACATCATCTTCCGGCAGGACAGCCTCTGA
- a CDS encoding AAA family ATPase — protein sequence MRPTKLVISAFGPYAGETEAICFDDFSQKGLFLISGDTGAGKTTLFDAICFALYGTTSGSYRDLRNLRSEYADPETESFVDFSFTHQGRSYRVRRTPSYQRRKLRGEGLVTEKEKAILYQDEEAPIEGQTQVNNRIRELLGIDDKQFKQIAMIAQGEFWNLLNARTDQRTEILRTIFRTDGYKSMEYKLKDKMNASLARKTRIEESILQYFRDVYADEANPLSPALADLQKQASETHSTWNLTEILTLLDSVRASDEVRLADIRTSLRKAEKALSQSRESLATAETNNHLLDRLEHLREEHQTLNSQKAEIHTLEAVLTRQKVATHELHPADEAYLRKQDEAASTTGQLKSKEEARQAALDRAEKAAQTLTQSLTREPDAENLQRTIQKIEEDADRYRERARLTETLQQLEQDLTSMEEEATQLAQEGRLLKERIDKLKTMREEWKTRPQELARAEAEGKVFQDTFAGILRILDEQVPQWEARQEDLHRKQEQYLKVAGQFRQAQGARIEAEQILEYNRAGLLAQHLQEGQPCPVCGSRTHPAPASLPVTAMTEEDCARLQEAEQTLQEENTRANAEAEKAKTALELSSTQLRNALLDALATPPLSIETEGLSLDDLLLDAAGACTTLEEMISHNEALRKSLRRDCSALEHTEVDLARAENEDSQALTSHQEDLQTRKSRATRAQTETAAKLETLQALPFEDWHAAESAKETATAAVREIRTAIRTAEREQKAAENALTALVAECTTLEKALKTQQEAADDLKSALDTRLAASIFSSAEEMREYVVAEESISESERKIQAFQQALTTNESQLAQAEVDAAGRTMVDVGELQALCEEQETHVDTVRTAMNELDARMHSNQEKRQNMEAQQASLDAARKEYSLCKRLYELVRGTTGKGKITLEQYIQAAGFDGIIQAANRRLRPMSDGQFELYRQEDAPGKRSNTFLDLMVQDNYTGHRRPVGNLSGGESFKASLSLALGLSDTVSSNLGGIQMDALFIDEGFGTLDRHSIDNAMEILLQLSGTSKLVGVISHREELIENIPQQIRVRKTREGSSLEIDTGV from the coding sequence ATGCGACCGACTAAACTGGTGATTAGCGCCTTCGGCCCCTATGCAGGGGAGACCGAGGCAATCTGTTTTGATGATTTCTCCCAGAAGGGCCTTTTCCTGATCTCCGGAGACACTGGCGCCGGGAAGACCACCCTGTTCGATGCCATCTGTTTCGCTCTGTATGGCACCACCAGCGGATCCTACCGGGATCTCCGCAACCTCCGAAGTGAATATGCAGACCCGGAGACCGAGAGTTTTGTAGACTTCTCCTTCACCCATCAGGGTCGTTCCTATCGCGTAAGGCGAACCCCCTCCTACCAACGTCGTAAACTGCGGGGCGAAGGTCTGGTGACCGAAAAGGAGAAAGCCATTCTCTATCAGGACGAGGAAGCCCCCATCGAGGGACAGACCCAGGTCAACAACCGGATTCGGGAACTGCTGGGCATCGATGATAAGCAGTTCAAGCAGATCGCCATGATCGCCCAGGGAGAATTCTGGAACCTGCTGAATGCCAGAACCGATCAGCGTACCGAGATCCTTCGGACCATATTCCGCACCGATGGTTACAAATCCATGGAATATAAGCTGAAGGATAAGATGAACGCCAGCCTCGCCCGTAAGACCCGGATCGAGGAGAGCATCCTCCAGTATTTCCGGGATGTGTACGCCGACGAGGCAAACCCTCTGTCCCCTGCCCTTGCGGATTTGCAGAAGCAGGCCTCAGAGACCCACAGCACATGGAACCTTACAGAGATACTGACACTCCTCGACTCTGTGCGTGCCTCGGATGAGGTGCGTCTTGCGGACATCAGGACCTCTCTCCGGAAGGCTGAGAAAGCACTGAGCCAGAGCCGGGAATCTCTTGCTACAGCAGAGACGAACAACCACCTCCTGGACAGGTTGGAGCATCTCCGAGAAGAGCATCAGACGCTCAACTCCCAGAAGGCCGAGATCCATACGCTGGAGGCAGTCCTTACCAGACAGAAAGTGGCTACCCATGAACTGCACCCGGCGGACGAGGCTTATCTGCGAAAGCAGGACGAAGCAGCCTCTACGACAGGCCAGCTCAAGTCAAAGGAGGAGGCAAGACAGGCCGCCCTCGACCGAGCTGAAAAGGCCGCTCAGACACTGACCCAGTCACTGACCAGAGAGCCGGATGCCGAAAACCTGCAGAGAACGATCCAGAAAATCGAAGAAGACGCGGACAGGTACAGAGAACGTGCCCGTCTGACAGAGACCCTTCAGCAACTGGAACAGGATCTGACGTCTATGGAGGAGGAAGCGACGCAGCTGGCGCAGGAAGGTCGCCTCCTTAAGGAGCGTATCGACAAGCTGAAGACCATGCGAGAGGAATGGAAGACCCGGCCACAGGAGCTGGCGCGGGCAGAGGCGGAAGGAAAGGTATTTCAGGATACCTTCGCGGGCATTCTGCGGATCCTGGACGAACAGGTTCCCCAGTGGGAGGCACGGCAGGAAGACCTGCACCGCAAGCAGGAACAGTATCTGAAAGTCGCCGGGCAATTCCGACAGGCTCAGGGTGCGCGCATAGAAGCAGAACAGATCCTGGAATACAACCGGGCCGGGCTTCTGGCTCAACACCTGCAGGAAGGACAGCCATGCCCTGTCTGCGGTTCCCGGACGCATCCTGCTCCAGCGTCACTTCCTGTAACCGCCATGACCGAGGAAGACTGCGCCCGTCTACAGGAAGCCGAACAGACACTCCAGGAGGAGAACACCCGCGCCAATGCGGAAGCCGAAAAGGCGAAGACCGCCCTGGAACTTTCCTCGACACAGCTTCGCAATGCGCTCCTGGACGCCCTGGCCACGCCGCCTCTATCCATTGAAACAGAGGGACTGTCCCTGGATGACCTTCTCCTTGACGCGGCGGGGGCATGTACGACATTGGAAGAAATGATCTCACATAACGAGGCCCTTCGAAAATCCCTTCGAAGAGACTGCTCTGCTCTGGAACACACGGAAGTTGATCTGGCCAGGGCTGAGAACGAGGACAGCCAGGCGCTTACCTCGCATCAGGAGGATCTCCAGACCAGAAAGAGCCGGGCCACCAGAGCCCAAACCGAGACAGCTGCCAAACTGGAGACGTTGCAGGCTTTGCCCTTCGAGGACTGGCATGCAGCCGAGTCTGCCAAGGAGACTGCCACTGCAGCTGTCCGGGAGATCCGTACAGCCATCCGTACTGCAGAGAGAGAACAAAAGGCTGCAGAGAACGCATTGACTGCCCTGGTGGCGGAATGCACCACTCTGGAGAAGGCCCTGAAGACGCAGCAGGAGGCGGCCGACGATCTTAAATCTGCCCTGGACACCAGGCTTGCTGCCAGTATCTTCTCCTCCGCAGAGGAGATGAGGGAATACGTCGTCGCAGAAGAGTCCATATCTGAATCGGAACGGAAGATCCAAGCTTTCCAGCAGGCTTTGACCACCAACGAGTCACAGCTTGCGCAGGCAGAGGTCGATGCCGCAGGACGGACCATGGTGGATGTTGGGGAGCTGCAGGCTTTGTGCGAGGAGCAGGAGACGCATGTAGACACGGTCCGCACCGCCATGAACGAGCTCGATGCGCGGATGCACAGCAACCAGGAGAAACGCCAGAACATGGAAGCACAGCAGGCATCGCTTGACGCTGCCCGGAAGGAGTACAGCCTCTGCAAGCGTCTCTACGAACTGGTTCGGGGCACCACCGGCAAAGGAAAGATCACTCTGGAGCAGTACATACAGGCGGCCGGGTTCGATGGGATCATCCAGGCGGCCAATCGTCGGCTTCGGCCCATGAGTGACGGTCAATTTGAGTTATATCGGCAGGAAGATGCCCCTGGCAAACGGAGCAACACCTTCCTTGATCTGATGGTACAGGACAATTACACCGGCCATCGCCGACCAGTGGGAAACCTGTCAGGCGGGGAGAGCTTCAAGGCCTCCCTGAGTCTGGCACTGGGCTTATCTGATACGGTCTCCTCCAACCTGGGAGGTATCCAGATGGACGCGCTTTTTATCGACGAAGGGTTTGGTACATTGGACCGTCACTCCATCGATAACGCCATGGAGATCCTGCTCCAGTTATCCGGCACCAGTAAACTGGTTGGGGTCATCAGTCACAGGGAAGAACTGATCGAGAACATTCCCCAGCAGATCCGTGTCCGAAAGACCCGAGAAGGCAGTTCTCTGGAGATCGACACCGGGGTTTAG
- a CDS encoding GNAT family N-acetyltransferase has product MKELFAEYPVLESDRVLLRKLRAEDAEALQSFMEEETVYPYLPKYLYERNYTDAEEVIARVDEECFVPGKAILLAVCLQEEKTPLVGIAEIYHYEPGETKASIGCRLRENVWGQGIATRVARLLRDYLVKEIGLKTITAHIMQANTSSAKAARKVGFVCEYPNIYEDWGFSEPVLVDQYVFRQEWLARCEEEGVL; this is encoded by the coding sequence ATGAAAGAACTATTTGCAGAATATCCGGTGCTGGAGAGCGACAGAGTGCTGCTAAGGAAACTGAGGGCGGAGGATGCAGAAGCACTGCAGAGTTTTATGGAGGAAGAAACTGTCTACCCTTATCTCCCCAAATATCTTTATGAGAGAAACTACACGGATGCGGAAGAGGTTATCGCCCGGGTGGACGAGGAATGCTTTGTGCCGGGAAAAGCGATTCTCCTGGCGGTCTGTCTGCAGGAGGAGAAGACGCCCTTGGTGGGGATCGCAGAGATCTACCATTACGAACCCGGAGAGACAAAGGCATCCATCGGATGTCGTCTCCGCGAAAATGTCTGGGGGCAGGGGATCGCCACCCGGGTTGCCCGATTGCTTCGGGACTATCTGGTGAAGGAAATCGGACTTAAGACCATTACCGCCCACATCATGCAGGCGAACACATCCTCGGCGAAGGCGGCGAGGAAAGTCGGTTTTGTGTGCGAGTATCCGAATATCTATGAGGATTGGGGGTTTTCGGAACCAGTGCTGGTGGACCAGTATGTATTTAGACAGGAATGGCTTGCCCGGTGCGAGGAGGAAGGCGTGCTATAG
- the rpsO gene encoding 30S ribosomal protein S15 — protein MITKDKKQAIIEEYATKAGDTGSPEVQVAILTARINELNEHLKEHKHDHHSRRGLLKMVGKRRNLLGYLKKNDIERYRSLIARLGLRK, from the coding sequence ATGATCACTAAGGACAAGAAACAGGCAATCATCGAAGAGTATGCTACCAAGGCAGGCGACACCGGTTCCCCGGAAGTACAGGTCGCCATCCTGACAGCACGGATCAACGAGTTGAACGAGCATCTGAAAGAGCACAAGCATGATCACCATTCCAGAAGAGGTCTGCTGAAGATGGTAGGTAAGAGAAGAAACCTGCTGGGCTATCTGAAGAAGAACGACATCGAAAGATACAGAAGCCTCATCGCTCGTTTAGGCCTGAGAAAGTAA
- a CDS encoding exonuclease SbcCD subunit D, producing the protein MKLLHLADLHLGRSLGDYSLFQDQKYILDQILAIAVREAVDGVLIAGDVYDKSIPSEAATRLLDGFLRILAESGICTYMISGNHDSDDRLQYGSTLFASSRIYISAVFDGHMIRHTLEDGQTAANIYLLPFIKASQVRHYYPEVRIETYEDAVRTVLENADIKDDQINIMVAHQFVTGSSDDPALGGSEGAGAKSVGTVEKIGYDCFHRFDYVALGHIHSPQQVGRPEIRYAGSPLKYSLSEAENHKSVPLITIEGKGNITIDLLPLSPLRDLRHVRGKLADLLQGTEGSEDFLYATLTDEDFVDEAMTIFRQVYPNTVKIDYDNTRTREVEQVDISQIAGNRSFDELIGDFYRQIYQCDISEEEMAIMRMAAREAGVIDATD; encoded by the coding sequence ATGAAATTACTACATCTGGCAGACCTTCATCTGGGCAGATCTCTGGGTGACTACAGCCTCTTCCAGGACCAGAAGTATATCCTCGACCAGATCCTCGCCATCGCAGTACGTGAGGCGGTGGATGGTGTGCTCATCGCCGGCGATGTGTACGACAAGTCCATCCCCAGTGAAGCAGCCACCAGGTTGCTGGATGGGTTCCTGCGCATTCTGGCCGAGAGTGGGATATGCACCTACATGATCAGCGGCAATCACGACTCCGATGATCGGCTTCAGTACGGCAGCACCCTCTTCGCCTCCAGCCGGATCTACATCTCCGCCGTGTTCGACGGCCATATGATCAGACATACACTGGAAGATGGACAGACCGCTGCGAACATCTACCTTCTGCCCTTCATCAAGGCCTCCCAGGTGAGACATTACTACCCGGAGGTCAGAATCGAGACCTACGAGGATGCCGTACGCACCGTTCTTGAAAACGCAGACATCAAGGATGACCAGATCAACATTATGGTCGCCCACCAATTTGTTACGGGAAGCAGTGATGATCCTGCCCTGGGCGGCTCAGAAGGCGCGGGGGCCAAGAGTGTTGGCACGGTCGAGAAGATCGGATATGACTGTTTCCATCGGTTCGATTATGTCGCACTGGGCCACATCCACTCCCCCCAACAGGTGGGCAGGCCAGAGATTCGCTACGCAGGCTCTCCTCTGAAATACTCGCTGAGCGAAGCGGAGAACCACAAGTCTGTTCCCCTCATCACCATCGAAGGGAAAGGCAACATCACCATAGACCTGCTGCCGCTATCCCCCCTGCGGGATCTTCGCCACGTAAGAGGCAAATTGGCCGACCTTCTACAGGGTACTGAAGGCTCCGAGGATTTCCTCTATGCGACGCTCACCGATGAGGATTTTGTGGATGAGGCCATGACCATCTTCCGGCAGGTATACCCTAACACGGTCAAGATCGACTACGACAACACCCGTACCCGTGAAGTGGAACAGGTAGATATCTCACAGATCGCCGGCAACCGATCCTTCGACGAGCTGATCGGGGACTTTTACCGGCAGATCTACCAGTGCGACATTAGCGAGGAAGAGATGGCCATCATGCGTATGGCCGCCAGAGAGGCAGGTGTGATCGATGCGACCGACTAA
- a CDS encoding LysR family transcriptional regulator: MANYAYEIFHEVARQKSFVRAAEALLLTPSAISHSIAGLEHEFGFPLFTRNKKGVVITEAGKEMLVRVEEILRSERLMREEAAEIAGLARGSVTIAGFSSFCGAWLPDIILEFREQYPGIDIRVLQGDYDEIYDWVITGQADIGFVSLRGSRDVMETPVHLDTFSCITPKGVAPRNGRFFTAEELESLPVITTTRGYRADQERYFHENGIRMNAHFSFTDDAPVLSFVEKGLGIFFLPKLTTERGDYEVDVYPLEPPFRRTVGIITPKIVQPSPATRALRAEIDRFLEERGLRNIRDE; this comes from the coding sequence ATGGCGAATTACGCATATGAGATATTTCACGAGGTGGCCAGACAGAAGAGCTTTGTCCGGGCGGCAGAAGCGCTTCTGCTCACGCCCTCTGCCATCAGTCACTCCATCGCCGGATTGGAACATGAGTTTGGATTCCCTCTCTTCACCAGAAACAAGAAGGGCGTGGTCATTACAGAAGCGGGGAAGGAAATGCTGGTGCGGGTGGAGGAGATCCTGCGGAGTGAGCGGTTGATGCGAGAGGAGGCGGCGGAGATCGCAGGGCTTGCCAGAGGATCTGTAACCATTGCCGGGTTCAGCAGCTTCTGCGGTGCCTGGCTTCCGGATATCATTTTGGAGTTCCGGGAACAGTACCCGGGGATCGACATCCGGGTCCTCCAGGGGGACTATGACGAGATCTACGACTGGGTCATCACAGGGCAGGCGGATATAGGCTTTGTGTCGCTGAGGGGGAGTCGGGATGTGATGGAAACACCGGTACACTTGGACACCTTCTCCTGCATCACGCCCAAAGGAGTGGCCCCCAGAAATGGTCGGTTTTTTACGGCAGAGGAACTGGAGTCGCTACCGGTGATTACCACTACCCGCGGATATCGTGCGGATCAGGAGCGATATTTTCACGAGAACGGGATCCGGATGAACGCACACTTTTCGTTTACGGATGATGCGCCGGTGCTGTCCTTTGTGGAGAAGGGACTGGGGATCTTCTTTTTGCCGAAGCTTACAACAGAGCGGGGCGACTATGAGGTGGACGTATATCCTCTGGAGCCTCCTTTCCGGAGGACGGTGGGTATCATAACACCGAAGATCGTACAGCCCTCACCGGCGACCAGAGCCCTGCGGGCAGAGATCGATCGATTCCTGGAGGAGAGAGGATTGCGGAACATAAGAGATGAATGA
- a CDS encoding bacterioferritin-associated ferredoxin encodes MDKNSREYEVCLCYHITRGDVEDFLKETGIRDLKTLCQEMPVGDKCGGCREDLDEIIEALKKTENN; translated from the coding sequence ATGGATAAGAATTCCAGAGAATATGAGGTCTGTCTTTGCTATCACATCACCAGAGGGGATGTGGAGGACTTTCTGAAAGAGACCGGGATCCGTGACCTGAAGACATTGTGTCAGGAGATGCCGGTGGGAGATAAATGCGGGGGGTGCAGAGAGGATCTGGACGAGATCATCGAAGCCCTGAAAAAAACCGAAAACAACTGA
- a CDS encoding Hsp20/alpha crystallin family protein: MLFPSVFRNSFFDDDFMDFPAYRGNRIENTLMKCDVKDKGDHFELHMDLPGFDKDQVKIQLKEGNLTIEATTATNNDEKAEDGTYLRRERFQGTCTRSFYVGEDIRQEDIKARFDNGVLMISVPKEPEKPAVEEPKYIAIEG; the protein is encoded by the coding sequence ATGTTATTCCCAAGCGTATTCAGAAACAGTTTCTTTGATGATGACTTCATGGATTTCCCAGCTTACAGAGGCAACCGGATCGAGAACACACTGATGAAGTGCGATGTGAAGGACAAGGGCGACCATTTTGAACTGCATATGGATCTTCCGGGCTTTGACAAGGACCAGGTCAAGATCCAGCTGAAGGAGGGGAACCTCACCATCGAGGCGACCACCGCAACCAACAACGATGAGAAGGCTGAGGATGGCACCTATCTGCGGAGAGAGCGGTTCCAGGGAACCTGCACCAGAAGCTTCTATGTTGGCGAAGACATCCGTCAGGAGGACATCAAGGCCAGATTCGACAACGGCGTGCTGATGATCAGCGTGCCGAAGGAACCAGAGAAGCCGGCGGTGGAGGAGCCGAAGTACATCGCTATCGAAGGGTAG
- a CDS encoding STAS domain-containing protein — translation MLNINKTQKDSTLTLALEGRLDTVTSPELDEVVKEALDGVTELVFDFTELQYISSAGLRVLLSAQKKMAKQGSMKILHVNETIMEIFEVTGFSEILTIEQ, via the coding sequence ATGCTGAACATCAACAAGACACAGAAGGACAGTACACTGACACTGGCGCTGGAGGGAAGACTGGACACGGTCACCTCGCCGGAACTGGATGAGGTAGTGAAAGAGGCACTGGATGGTGTGACTGAGCTCGTGTTTGATTTCACGGAATTGCAGTACATCTCATCCGCAGGACTCCGGGTTCTTCTGTCCGCACAGAAGAAAATGGCGAAACAGGGGAGCATGAAGATCCTCCACGTCAACGAGACAATCATGGAGATCTTTGAAGTCACAGGGTTTTCCGAGATTCTGACCATCGAGCAGTAA
- a CDS encoding PP2C family protein-serine/threonine phosphatase encodes MNNEIKSRHSAFLRVVTIFTIAMMVTGLVAFVSQYRSSDEKVERDARERAGKIAEEVKEAVMEYPAHDWLIEYWYEHAGDMDVEYDVDFGKGTRTEKKCRKLAADQPALQLRYATAEELEKLPPKDQKLYAEITYSWLITHLDQIKKTYQMEFLYGCFEQAPYDRQFFLFSAGEKGVPRGTDFGQVYTMGVDVEVAEVQQKAMKMAAETGTYFAMERSYVDYYSRLTKVGDHVLLIGLTYDLSALMEQVMGETFGGTVSAMMYQLLLAILCLAATWFYVLQPLLARNRRITAEKERIATELRLAKGIQAAMLPHIFPPFPEREEIDLFASMDPAREVGGDFYDFFLIDEDHLALLIADVSGKGVPAALFMMESKIILENNSRPGMSPSEILSLSNKAICSNNPMEMFVSVWLGVLELSTGKLQAANAGHEYPVLKRPGEAFELVHDKHGLVVGAMDGIRYKDYELMLEPGTKLFVYTDGLAEATIGDGEMFGTDKMLEVLNQNPQETPEMVIAAMKSAVDQYVGEEEQFDDLTMLCLEYRGKSNA; translated from the coding sequence ATGAATAACGAGATCAAGAGCAGACACAGCGCCTTTCTTCGGGTGGTGACCATCTTTACGATCGCTATGATGGTAACGGGACTTGTCGCCTTTGTCTCCCAGTACCGTTCTTCTGACGAGAAGGTGGAGAGGGACGCCCGGGAGAGGGCCGGTAAGATCGCCGAAGAAGTCAAAGAGGCCGTGATGGAATACCCAGCCCATGACTGGCTGATCGAGTATTGGTATGAGCATGCCGGAGACATGGATGTGGAATATGATGTGGACTTCGGGAAAGGCACCCGTACGGAGAAGAAATGCAGGAAACTGGCAGCCGATCAGCCAGCTCTGCAGCTTCGGTATGCGACTGCCGAGGAACTGGAAAAGCTTCCCCCAAAGGATCAGAAACTTTATGCGGAGATCACTTACTCCTGGCTCATCACCCATCTGGATCAGATCAAGAAGACCTATCAGATGGAATTCCTGTACGGGTGTTTTGAACAGGCGCCCTATGACCGGCAGTTCTTCCTGTTCAGTGCAGGTGAGAAGGGCGTTCCACGAGGTACAGACTTCGGTCAGGTGTATACCATGGGTGTGGATGTTGAGGTGGCAGAGGTCCAACAAAAAGCCATGAAGATGGCGGCAGAGACCGGGACATATTTTGCCATGGAGAGATCCTATGTGGATTACTATTCGCGACTGACGAAAGTAGGCGATCACGTCCTGCTCATCGGTCTGACCTATGACCTTTCCGCGTTGATGGAGCAGGTGATGGGCGAGACTTTCGGAGGGACAGTGTCCGCCATGATGTATCAACTTCTGTTGGCCATACTCTGTCTGGCAGCGACCTGGTTCTATGTCCTGCAGCCACTGCTGGCGCGGAACCGCCGTATCACAGCAGAAAAAGAGCGCATCGCCACCGAACTGCGGCTGGCAAAGGGTATCCAGGCTGCTATGTTGCCGCACATATTCCCGCCATTTCCGGAGAGAGAGGAAATCGATCTGTTTGCCAGCATGGATCCCGCTCGAGAGGTGGGGGGCGACTTCTATGATTTCTTCCTGATCGACGAGGATCATCTGGCGCTCCTCATCGCGGATGTATCCGGAAAAGGTGTGCCTGCGGCGCTCTTTATGATGGAATCCAAGATTATCCTGGAGAACAATAGCAGACCGGGGATGTCTCCCTCGGAGATCCTAAGTCTTTCCAACAAGGCCATTTGTTCGAACAATCCTATGGAGATGTTCGTCTCTGTATGGCTGGGCGTGCTGGAGTTATCCACCGGGAAACTACAGGCTGCCAACGCAGGTCACGAGTATCCTGTGCTGAAACGTCCGGGAGAGGCGTTCGAACTGGTACACGACAAGCACGGTCTGGTCGTGGGGGCTATGGATGGGATCCGTTACAAGGATTATGAGCTCATGCTGGAACCCGGCACAAAGCTTTTCGTCTACACAGATGGGCTGGCGGAAGCGACCATCGGAGATGGAGAAATGTTCGGGACGGACAAAATGCTGGAAGTGCTGAATCAGAATCCGCAAGAGACGCCGGAAATGGTGATCGCAGCCATGAAAAGCGCTGTGGATCAGTATGTTGGAGAGGAAGAACAATTCGATGATCTGACGATGCTTTGCCTGGAATATAGAGGAAAGAGTAATGCGTAG
- a CDS encoding GNAT family N-acetyltransferase translates to MEERKILIRDIEERDVPFVLEVNETNVEVLSPMDEARLRYFMEVSDMLRVVEVDGAPAAFLIALREGCPEYDSENYIWFSREYDEFLYVDRIVIAEGYRRLGIGSMLYEDVFRRAVETGVPVVTLEVDIIPYNAQSLGFHEAMGFREVGQQVIRGGEIKVSLQAKDMKEAENE, encoded by the coding sequence ATGGAAGAAAGAAAGATCCTCATTCGAGATATAGAGGAGAGGGACGTTCCTTTCGTGCTGGAAGTGAACGAGACCAATGTGGAGGTGCTGTCACCCATGGACGAGGCAAGACTTCGTTATTTCATGGAGGTCAGCGATATGCTCCGGGTGGTAGAGGTGGATGGTGCTCCCGCCGCTTTCCTCATCGCGCTCCGGGAGGGCTGTCCGGAGTATGACAGCGAGAACTATATCTGGTTTTCCAGGGAATATGATGAGTTTCTGTACGTGGACCGTATCGTCATCGCAGAGGGATATCGCAGACTGGGCATCGGGAGTATGCTCTATGAGGATGTGTTCCGGCGGGCGGTGGAGACCGGCGTGCCGGTGGTGACACTGGAGGTGGACATCATTCCCTACAACGCCCAAAGCCTTGGATTCCATGAGGCCATGGGTTTTCGGGAAGTAGGCCAGCAGGTGATCCGCGGCGGTGAGATCAAGGTTTCGTTACAGGCAAAGGACATGAAAGAGGCAGAGAATGAATAG
- a CDS encoding RQC domain-containing protein: protein MNSLDKKKILFCVARCKERVSKGLVIEILQGAHSVRVYNKRLNLISSYSSMHGRSTEELDALIQELIEEGLLAESPDEFPHLMLTDESHKLLHEHADELTGEASHWE, encoded by the coding sequence ATGAATAGTTTAGACAAGAAGAAAATACTGTTTTGTGTGGCGCGTTGCAAAGAAAGAGTCAGCAAGGGGCTGGTGATCGAGATCCTGCAGGGAGCACACAGCGTACGAGTGTATAACAAGAGGCTGAACCTGATCTCCTCCTACAGCAGCATGCATGGACGGAGCACGGAGGAGTTGGACGCTTTGATCCAGGAACTGATCGAAGAGGGGCTCCTGGCAGAATCCCCGGATGAGTTTCCTCATCTGATGTTGACGGATGAGTCACATAAGCTGCTCCATGAGCACGCAGATGAACTCACTGGGGAGGCCAGTCACTGGGAGTAG